One region of Caldimonas thermodepolymerans genomic DNA includes:
- a CDS encoding tyrosine-type recombinase/integrase, whose protein sequence is MSEKYTFRSKVDIFGVPAPTNKPAIEIWHETLPGFGVRIGKPRADGVVRRSYISRVPRLQPDGTFKDEKPVLGLVEDIGTGDRVLSYKDAELEAMRLVREAKLLRSGGTVRMTVGQAYERLLQSLESANSQDSPAYGDKMRKTYERFLSHLSKRYLDELKEGFWIDYLTSVREGRLDVGVVTKDDSTEERVFRKAPSANYSLGILNTASRLYKIAHEYRGIEGESRDWDPTRAAAQKIEEPNTRETYLLLKDIPKAWHATDQLMSPWWRDLWRVYLLTGLRDRLVMDMRWEQIDFERGLYLIQPLQRGTKRRRKKLSQVDRLKPIEMPLSSYVLSILRRRKQFAPSGPAGEWVWYSLETERRKTKDLPRLTDPRASWKRLVPILGYWVYKHDLRRTFASLGATVDPGGVLALSLLLLHSSKGIASALGIPQITVEYIKGQQEQMRALTEKISRAVLELAGEVSQTELTAHLREFADLPPAVDSALRLEEKAPERGQDVTDST, encoded by the coding sequence ATGTCAGAGAAGTACACGTTCCGCTCGAAAGTTGACATCTTCGGCGTACCTGCGCCGACGAACAAGCCTGCGATAGAGATTTGGCACGAGACGCTGCCAGGTTTTGGTGTGCGCATCGGCAAACCGCGCGCTGACGGCGTCGTTCGACGCTCGTACATCAGCCGCGTTCCGCGTTTGCAGCCAGACGGCACTTTCAAAGACGAGAAACCAGTGTTGGGACTGGTTGAAGATATTGGTACAGGTGACCGCGTGCTCTCGTACAAAGACGCTGAACTCGAAGCGATGCGTCTTGTTCGCGAAGCGAAGCTACTCCGTAGCGGCGGCACCGTGCGCATGACGGTCGGGCAGGCATACGAGCGACTGCTGCAGTCGTTAGAAAGCGCTAACTCACAAGACAGTCCGGCGTATGGCGACAAGATGCGCAAGACTTATGAGCGCTTCTTGTCGCACCTGTCGAAGCGCTATCTCGATGAACTCAAGGAGGGGTTCTGGATTGACTACCTCACCAGCGTCCGGGAAGGCCGTCTCGACGTCGGCGTAGTCACCAAAGACGATAGCACCGAAGAACGAGTTTTCCGGAAGGCCCCGTCGGCGAACTACTCGCTCGGCATCCTGAACACAGCGTCGCGCTTGTACAAGATTGCGCATGAGTACCGCGGGATAGAGGGCGAGTCGAGGGACTGGGACCCGACGCGGGCTGCAGCACAAAAGATTGAAGAGCCGAACACCCGCGAAACCTATCTGCTGCTCAAAGACATACCCAAGGCTTGGCACGCCACCGACCAGCTGATGTCTCCCTGGTGGAGAGACTTGTGGCGCGTGTACCTGCTTACCGGCCTGCGCGACAGGCTTGTGATGGACATGCGTTGGGAGCAAATCGACTTCGAGCGTGGTCTGTACCTCATACAGCCACTGCAACGCGGAACGAAGCGTCGCAGGAAGAAGCTGAGCCAGGTCGACAGACTGAAGCCTATTGAGATGCCGCTGTCTTCGTATGTCTTAAGTATCTTGCGGCGTCGCAAGCAGTTCGCGCCCTCTGGCCCAGCTGGCGAGTGGGTGTGGTACTCGCTCGAGACTGAGCGTCGCAAGACGAAAGACCTGCCGAGACTAACTGACCCGCGAGCCAGTTGGAAGCGCCTGGTACCAATCCTCGGGTACTGGGTCTACAAGCACGACTTGCGCCGCACGTTTGCGTCTCTGGGTGCGACGGTCGACCCAGGCGGTGTGCTTGCTCTGTCGCTTCTGCTCCTGCACTCAAGCAAGGGTATCGCGTCGGCGCTCGGCATCCCACAGATTACAGTGGAGTACATCAAAGGTCAGCAAGAGCAGATGCGGGCGCTCACTGAGAAAATCTCGCGCGCTGTGCTAGAACTTGCGGGCGAGGTGTCTCAAACTGAACTGACAGCGCATCTGCGCGAGTTCGCTGACTTGCCGCCTGCCGTTGACAGTGCGCTACGGTTAGAAGAGAAGGCTCCAGAACGGGGGCAAGACGTCACTGATAGCACTTAA